A genomic segment from Lignipirellula cremea encodes:
- a CDS encoding right-handed parallel beta-helix repeat-containing protein, producing MSDVRDFGAVGDGQADDSDAIEHAIADGDGVITFPRGEYRITRTITVDLAKVGRTSINGSGGVAKLIMNGPGPALRLLGTHSNTADPTGFRPAEWRRERMPTLDGIEIQGAHEEADGVQIEGVMQATLTGVLIRQVRTAVHVSQRARNLIISHCHFYHNTGIGVHFDNLNLHQANITGSHISYNRLGGVRIENSEIRNLQITGNDIEYNNNRTFKVPGADDVATAEIYIDVGEKGSVREGTISSNTLQATYSPNGCNIRFIGRPDEHSRTTGMWSISGNVIGSQAINVHMTSARGVTIEGNHIYSGHVRNVLLEDCGNVVFGGNCLTHNPDYTTSKQSTGIRAVDCTGLTLSGLLVQDAESPDAETPAAQTIPRQGLLELIRCRRVNLSGSQLLEGAPHGAYLEDCSDTLITGCTILDGRTNKQMQSAIRWVGSGSGNMIAASRIGSGRSGAIVAPDHVRQSDNLLD from the coding sequence ATGAGTGACGTACGTGATTTTGGCGCGGTTGGCGACGGCCAGGCCGATGATTCCGATGCGATTGAACACGCGATTGCCGACGGCGACGGCGTGATTACCTTTCCCCGCGGCGAGTACCGGATTACCCGCACGATCACGGTCGATCTGGCCAAGGTCGGCCGCACCTCGATCAACGGCAGCGGCGGCGTCGCCAAGCTGATTATGAACGGACCCGGCCCGGCCCTGCGACTGCTGGGCACGCACTCCAACACGGCCGATCCCACCGGCTTCCGTCCCGCCGAATGGCGCCGCGAACGGATGCCCACCCTCGACGGCATCGAGATCCAAGGCGCCCATGAAGAAGCCGACGGCGTGCAGATCGAAGGCGTCATGCAGGCGACCCTCACCGGCGTGCTCATCCGCCAGGTGCGCACGGCCGTGCATGTCTCCCAACGGGCCCGCAACCTGATCATCAGCCATTGCCACTTCTATCACAACACCGGCATCGGCGTGCATTTTGACAACCTCAATCTGCACCAGGCGAACATCACCGGCTCCCATATCAGCTACAACCGGCTGGGCGGCGTACGGATCGAAAACAGCGAGATCCGCAACCTGCAGATCACCGGTAACGATATCGAATACAACAACAACCGCACCTTCAAGGTCCCCGGCGCCGACGACGTAGCGACCGCCGAAATCTACATCGATGTGGGCGAAAAAGGCAGCGTCCGCGAAGGGACGATCTCCAGCAACACCCTCCAGGCGACCTACAGCCCCAACGGATGCAACATCCGCTTCATCGGCCGTCCCGACGAACACAGCCGCACCACCGGCATGTGGTCCATCTCCGGCAACGTGATTGGCAGCCAGGCAATCAATGTCCACATGACGTCCGCCCGGGGCGTGACGATCGAGGGGAACCATATCTACAGCGGCCACGTGCGGAACGTCCTGCTGGAAGATTGCGGCAACGTGGTGTTCGGCGGAAACTGCCTGACGCACAACCCCGACTACACCACCAGCAAACAGTCGACCGGCATCCGGGCGGTCGACTGCACCGGCCTCACGCTGAGCGGACTCCTGGTCCAGGACGCCGAAAGCCCCGACGCCGAAACGCCTGCCGCCCAGACGATCCCCCGGCAAGGTTTGCTGGAACTGATCCGCTGCCGCCGGGTGAACCTGTCCGGATCCCAGCTGCTCGAAGGCGCGCCGCACGGCGCGTACCTGGAAGACTGCAGCGACACGCTTATCACCGGCTGCACCATCCTGGACGGCCGGACCAACAAGCAGATGCAATCCGCCATCCGCTGGGTCGGCTCTGGCTCCGGCAACATGATCGCCGCCAGCCGCATCGGCTCCGGCCGCAGCGGAGCGATCGTCGCCCCCGACCACGTCCGCCAGTCCGACAACCTGCTTGATTAA
- a CDS encoding ATP-dependent metallopeptidase FtsH/Yme1/Tma family protein has product MDETEISAYHEAGHAFMAIFVGAQVGMVTIEPDRDDGPQRHAEIRVEWPPGTFSRRQHQEKMILVSLAGPAAEMLYSGDPFHPGLVPEWAADWRSAWEAAAPLIADEKKRLALLEQTSIKVYRLLDQEPNWSALAAIADSLLAHETLEGEEVLEIVQQWLR; this is encoded by the coding sequence GTGGACGAAACGGAAATCTCCGCTTATCACGAAGCGGGCCACGCCTTTATGGCGATCTTTGTCGGCGCCCAGGTCGGCATGGTGACAATCGAACCGGATCGCGACGACGGCCCCCAGCGGCACGCCGAGATCCGCGTCGAATGGCCGCCCGGAACCTTCAGTCGCCGGCAGCACCAGGAGAAAATGATCCTGGTCTCGCTCGCCGGGCCCGCCGCCGAAATGCTCTACAGCGGCGATCCGTTCCATCCCGGCCTGGTCCCCGAATGGGCCGCCGACTGGCGCTCCGCCTGGGAAGCGGCCGCCCCGCTGATCGCCGACGAAAAGAAACGTCTGGCCCTGCTGGAACAGACCAGCATCAAGGTCTACCGCCTGCTCGACCAGGAGCCCAACTGGTCCGCCCTGGCCGCCATCGCCGACAGCCTGCTCGCCCACGAAACGCTCGAAGGGGAAGAAGTTCTGGAGATCGTCCAGCAGTGGCTTCGTTAA
- a CDS encoding ThiF family adenylyltransferase yields the protein MNSPNSDLSRYARQMRFGPLGEDGQQRLQQSRVLLCGCGALGSVLANTLARAGVGFLRIVDRDFLEMNNLQRQVLYDEADVAAGLPKAVAAAARLRKINSAIEIEEVVADVDHTNIGALVDGVDLLLDGTDNFETRFLLNDAALKFNLPWVYGGCIGADGQSMTILPGETPCLRCVHPEPPAPGTTATCDSAGILATIINVIASIQATEAIKILSGNRQAVNRQLLYFDLWANQYRQLKLDLLQNNQACDACQGRDFPWLEGRRGSQTAILCGRNAVQLSFPDREALSLEHLAAKLEGVGKVSRNKFLLRFAIDDYLITVFPDGRAIIGGTEEIAEARTLYAKYIGA from the coding sequence GTGAACAGCCCCAATTCTGATCTTTCCCGCTATGCCCGCCAGATGCGATTTGGCCCCCTGGGCGAGGACGGCCAGCAGCGCCTGCAGCAAAGTCGCGTACTGCTCTGCGGCTGTGGAGCCCTGGGTTCCGTCCTGGCCAACACACTCGCGCGGGCCGGCGTCGGCTTTTTGCGGATCGTCGATCGCGACTTCCTGGAGATGAACAACCTGCAGCGTCAGGTCCTGTACGACGAAGCCGATGTAGCCGCCGGTTTGCCCAAAGCAGTGGCCGCCGCCGCCCGGTTGCGGAAGATTAATTCGGCGATTGAAATCGAAGAGGTCGTGGCCGATGTCGACCACACCAATATCGGCGCGCTGGTTGATGGCGTCGACCTGCTGCTCGACGGCACCGATAATTTTGAGACCCGCTTCCTGCTGAACGACGCCGCCTTGAAGTTCAACTTGCCCTGGGTCTACGGGGGCTGTATCGGGGCCGACGGCCAGTCGATGACGATCCTGCCGGGCGAAACGCCCTGCCTGCGCTGCGTCCATCCGGAGCCGCCGGCGCCGGGAACCACCGCCACCTGCGACTCGGCCGGCATCCTGGCGACCATCATCAACGTGATCGCCTCCATCCAGGCGACCGAGGCGATCAAAATCCTGTCCGGCAACCGGCAGGCCGTGAACCGCCAGCTGCTGTACTTCGACCTGTGGGCCAACCAGTACCGTCAGCTGAAGCTTGACCTGCTGCAGAACAACCAGGCCTGCGACGCCTGCCAGGGTCGTGACTTCCCCTGGCTGGAAGGCCGCCGCGGCAGCCAGACCGCCATTCTGTGTGGGCGAAACGCCGTCCAGCTTAGCTTCCCCGATCGCGAAGCCCTGTCGCTGGAACACCTGGCCGCCAAGCTCGAAGGCGTCGGCAAGGTCAGCCGGAACAAATTCCTGCTGCGGTTCGCCATCGACGATTACCTGATCACCGTATTCCCCGACGGCCGGGCCATCATCGGCGGCACCGAAGAAATCGCCGAAGCCCGCACCCTGTACGCCAAATACATCGGCGCGTAG
- a CDS encoding DUF1956 domain-containing protein, with the protein MATQSDIETTRERMLLAAGPVFAEKGYHGATVRDLCKAAGVNVASVNYHFGDKLRLYIETVKLAQRSRAKNASYPVWSVETPPEEKLRGFIGTLMARMLAPSDQPWQSRLMMREILQPTEACRELVAEQFRPQFEALLAILRELAPAGTPLRALRQMGFSVVGQCLHYRFAGEVVSLLTPPREYQKYYGVDALADQITQFSLRAVRTWSAADENGQACDAAPSSETLA; encoded by the coding sequence ATGGCGACACAATCGGACATCGAAACGACCCGGGAGCGGATGCTCCTGGCGGCAGGACCCGTTTTTGCAGAAAAGGGATACCACGGCGCCACCGTTCGCGATCTGTGCAAGGCGGCCGGAGTGAACGTCGCCAGTGTTAACTATCATTTCGGCGACAAGTTAAGGCTGTATATCGAAACGGTGAAATTGGCGCAACGTTCCCGCGCGAAGAACGCCAGCTATCCGGTCTGGTCGGTCGAGACCCCGCCCGAGGAGAAGCTGCGCGGATTTATTGGCACACTGATGGCCCGCATGCTGGCTCCCAGCGACCAGCCCTGGCAATCCCGCCTGATGATGCGCGAGATTCTGCAGCCGACGGAAGCGTGCCGGGAACTGGTAGCGGAGCAGTTCCGTCCCCAGTTTGAGGCGCTGCTGGCGATCCTGCGCGAGCTGGCTCCCGCAGGGACGCCGCTGCGTGCGTTGCGGCAGATGGGCTTCAGCGTGGTCGGCCAGTGCCTGCACTACCGGTTTGCTGGCGAAGTCGTTTCCTTGCTGACGCCGCCGCGGGAGTATCAAAAGTATTACGGGGTGGACGCCCTGGCTGATCAAATTACGCAATTCAGTTTACGCGCCGTACGCACCTGGTCCGCTGCCGACGAGAACGGCCAGGCCTGCGATGCGGCGCCCTCTTCGGAGACCCTGGCATGA
- a CDS encoding efflux RND transporter periplasmic adaptor subunit, with product MRERSSILNEALRILLPLILLGAGVLGFMFLLSMRAQSTEQAPAQLPPLVSTAVLTPHTGVLDIDLGGEVSPFREVVLATEVAGKVILKTELCEAGVYVEAGELLCEIDSSDYLLEIEKLKIELQQAADLITELARETENAQKLQPIVARDVELQQGEVRRLERLGNVVSPSDVDTARRGLVAAENSYQTMLNQISLLTARSLRLESARRLVQKRLEQAQLDLDRCRITAPISGVVVEENVEENTYVQKGASMVAIDDTSAVEVKVRLRMEELNWVLKQEGRRPERKSGQSYQLPQTPATISMVLDGVTYTWQGVLTRFDGIGLDKQNRTIPCVVLVSQPTAVQSDVDREFNHGPSALVRGMYVNVALHTRPQTTLLRAPQVAVKPNGKVQLLENGEVHFRSVNVAGRDGDYLLLEPTDGLKAGDKVIVTPLSNVHDGLVVREAL from the coding sequence ATGAGAGAACGTTCGTCGATTCTCAACGAAGCGTTGCGCATCCTGCTCCCGCTGATTCTGCTTGGCGCGGGGGTGCTGGGCTTTATGTTTCTCTTGTCAATGCGGGCTCAAAGCACCGAACAGGCGCCGGCGCAGCTGCCTCCTTTGGTTTCCACGGCGGTCCTCACGCCGCACACGGGCGTGCTTGATATCGACCTGGGCGGCGAAGTTTCCCCTTTCCGGGAGGTGGTGCTGGCGACCGAAGTGGCCGGCAAGGTCATCCTCAAAACGGAACTTTGCGAAGCGGGCGTTTATGTCGAAGCGGGCGAACTGCTGTGCGAGATCGACTCGTCCGATTACCTGCTGGAAATTGAAAAGCTGAAGATTGAGCTGCAGCAAGCGGCCGATCTGATTACCGAGCTGGCCCGTGAAACAGAGAACGCCCAGAAACTGCAGCCGATCGTCGCTCGCGATGTCGAGCTGCAGCAAGGCGAGGTGCGGCGGCTGGAACGGCTGGGGAACGTGGTCAGTCCCTCCGATGTCGACACGGCCCGTCGGGGGCTGGTGGCGGCGGAGAACTCCTATCAAACGATGCTCAACCAGATCAGCCTGTTGACGGCGCGGAGCTTACGGCTGGAATCGGCCCGTCGGCTGGTTCAAAAGCGGCTGGAACAGGCCCAGCTGGACCTGGATCGGTGCCGGATCACGGCCCCCATTTCCGGCGTGGTGGTGGAGGAGAACGTCGAAGAGAACACCTATGTGCAGAAAGGGGCGTCCATGGTTGCGATCGACGACACCTCGGCGGTCGAAGTCAAAGTCCGGCTGAGGATGGAGGAGCTGAACTGGGTGCTGAAACAGGAAGGCCGCCGTCCTGAGCGGAAGTCAGGCCAATCGTATCAGCTGCCGCAAACTCCGGCCACCATCAGCATGGTTCTCGACGGAGTGACGTACACCTGGCAGGGCGTGCTGACGCGTTTCGACGGCATCGGCCTCGACAAGCAGAACCGCACGATTCCCTGCGTCGTGCTGGTGTCGCAGCCGACGGCTGTACAAAGCGACGTCGACCGCGAGTTCAATCATGGACCCAGCGCCCTGGTGCGCGGCATGTATGTCAATGTGGCGTTGCACACACGGCCGCAGACAACCTTGCTGCGGGCGCCCCAGGTGGCGGTCAAGCCGAACGGCAAAGTGCAGCTGCTGGAAAACGGCGAGGTGCATTTCCGTTCCGTCAACGTGGCGGGACGCGACGGCGACTATCTGCTGCTGGAGCCGACCGACGGACTCAAAGCGGGCGATAAAGTGATTGTGACGCCGCTGTCGAATGTCCACGATGGGCTTGTCGTGCGGGAGGCGCTATGA